A single window of Acetohalobium arabaticum DSM 5501 DNA harbors:
- a CDS encoding EscU/YscU/HrcU family type III secretion system export apparatus switch protein: MTEEQDNKTQNKKAAALKYDPEQNNAPQVVAKGSNEVAKKIIAKAKENDIPIHQDDTLVKNLIQLDLEEEITGELYQIVAEVLSFIYQLNEMDNLD, encoded by the coding sequence ATGACTGAAGAACAGGATAATAAAACCCAAAATAAAAAAGCAGCCGCCTTAAAGTATGACCCTGAACAAAATAATGCCCCTCAAGTAGTAGCCAAAGGCAGTAATGAAGTAGCTAAAAAGATCATTGCCAAAGCAAAAGAAAATGATATTCCAATCCACCAAGATGACACATTAGTAAAAAATTTAATCCAACTGGACTTAGAAGAAGAAATTACTGGAGAATTATACCAGATAGTAGCAGAAGTCTTAAGCTTTATCTATCAGCTGAATGAAATGGACAATCTTGATTAG
- a CDS encoding alpha/beta hydrolase produces MEKPILFGESKSEMLGILHTPECKTDYPKPAVIFCHGFQGNKIGPHRIFVKMARKLAANGITVFRFDYRGSGDSSGDFIDTTISGQIEDTLTAIDYVRQLDRVNESQLGLLGLSLGGAVAALATARTDKIKALVLWSAVADIQKVFLAQRPENYDEEKVNKQGYIDLDGYRLGSRFIAEIGEIDPLAEVEGDNNSVFLVHGSEDEVVPIENTDKYYNTFSSEVCKKHIVVGSDHTYSKHEWESEVLDKTEEWLIENL; encoded by the coding sequence TTGGAAAAACCGATTCTATTCGGTGAATCGAAGTCTGAAATGTTAGGAATTCTCCATACTCCGGAATGTAAAACTGATTATCCTAAGCCAGCAGTTATTTTTTGTCATGGTTTTCAAGGGAATAAAATAGGTCCACACCGTATTTTTGTTAAAATGGCTAGAAAGTTAGCAGCTAATGGAATTACAGTTTTTAGATTTGACTATCGTGGTTCTGGAGACAGTAGTGGTGATTTTATTGATACTACCATTTCTGGACAGATAGAGGATACTTTAACAGCAATTGATTATGTCAGGCAGTTAGATAGGGTAAATGAATCACAATTGGGGCTGTTAGGACTTAGTTTAGGCGGTGCTGTTGCTGCTTTGGCTACAGCACGGACAGATAAAATTAAGGCTTTAGTTCTTTGGTCAGCAGTAGCTGATATTCAAAAGGTTTTTTTGGCCCAGCGGCCTGAGAATTATGATGAAGAGAAGGTAAATAAACAGGGTTATATAGATTTAGATGGATATAGATTAGGAAGTAGATTTATTGCTGAAATCGGAGAGATAGATCCATTAGCAGAGGTTGAGGGTGATAATAATTCAGTCTTTTTAGTTCATGGTAGTGAAGATGAAGTAGTACCGATTGAAAATACCGACAAGTACTATAATACTTTTAGTTCTGAAGTCTGTAAAAAACATATAGTTGTAGGCAGTGATCATACTTATAGTAAACATGAATGGGAGAGTGAAGTATTAGATAAGACAGAAGAATGGCTAATCGAAAACTTATAA
- a CDS encoding flagellar hook-length control protein FliK — MKLFNNWPSKTNPESINKIEEILKKSPSKNISEANSDHLQQMTSKKVDNILTELGLLHNEANERIIKALLKYQLSLNKEEIINIKQLLNNHQTDSTEALKAIIFFKKTNLKLNHSSIKLLIDFLTKKPEIAADLKELIKSSPDKIANKLTEFILQPNQEDRYFTAEEIKKQIMKLGLNFENNLLTKEAKQLNSLKRFLFDLKNNNSQTANKIIDNVIYNLTNQKLIMHQNERSGTNFLYLQLPLQFPNQEFITAHLNIFHQQKKSKPEERDNNRFCLALNLETKKLGLINIKLDFYNEQLNIYINTSSDKTLKLIKSQIQNLKTALTSLGYDIKNVTLAAIDTEDIQKDIESEVLQTNPFNFDNQLHNINFTI; from the coding sequence ATGAAATTATTTAATAATTGGCCATCAAAGACCAATCCAGAATCCATTAATAAAATCGAAGAAATACTTAAAAAGTCTCCTAGCAAGAATATTTCTGAGGCTAATTCTGATCATCTACAACAAATGACCTCTAAAAAAGTCGATAATATTTTAACAGAATTAGGATTATTACATAATGAAGCAAATGAAAGAATCATCAAAGCCTTGCTCAAATACCAACTCTCACTTAATAAAGAAGAAATAATCAATATCAAACAACTGCTCAATAATCATCAAACAGACTCTACTGAAGCTCTGAAAGCTATTATATTTTTTAAAAAAACCAACCTAAAGCTTAATCATTCGAGCATTAAACTGCTAATTGATTTTTTAACCAAAAAACCTGAGATTGCCGCTGACCTTAAAGAGTTAATTAAAAGCAGTCCAGATAAAATAGCCAATAAATTAACAGAATTCATCCTACAGCCTAATCAAGAAGATAGATACTTTACTGCTGAAGAGATTAAGAAACAGATTATGAAGTTAGGATTAAATTTTGAAAATAATCTGTTGACCAAAGAAGCTAAACAGTTAAATAGCCTCAAAAGATTCTTATTTGATCTTAAAAATAATAACTCTCAAACAGCAAACAAAATCATTGATAACGTCATATATAATTTAACCAATCAAAAATTAATTATGCATCAAAATGAAAGATCAGGAACTAATTTCCTCTATTTACAGCTTCCACTGCAGTTTCCTAATCAAGAATTTATTACTGCTCATTTAAATATCTTTCATCAACAGAAGAAATCAAAACCAGAAGAACGAGATAATAATAGGTTCTGTTTAGCCTTAAACTTAGAAACCAAAAAGTTAGGCTTGATAAATATCAAACTTGACTTTTATAATGAACAGCTGAATATTTATATTAATACCAGCTCTGATAAAACACTTAAATTAATAAAATCACAGATTCAGAACCTCAAGACTGCACTCACCAGTCTAGGCTATGATATTAAAAATGTTACCTTAGCAGCTATAGATACTGAAGATATTCAAAAAGATATAGAATCAGAAGTATTACAGACTAATCCATTCAATTTTGATAATCAGCTACATAACATCAACTTTACTATTTAA
- the nth gene encoding endonuclease III, whose protein sequence is MKTEEEINEILRILADEYPAPQTELNYKTPFQLLIATILSAQTTDRQVNKITTELFSKYNNPEDFLDLTPEELAEEIHGVGLYRNKSKYILKTCQKLVDEYDSQIPKTREELMELSGVGRKTANVVLSCAFEFDTIAVDTHVFRVTNRLGIANSDNVRRTEEELMKNLPQDKWSSAHHWFIFHGREICKARNPRCGECPVNHLCDYYKELD, encoded by the coding sequence ATGAAAACAGAAGAAGAGATTAATGAGATATTAAGGATTTTAGCAGATGAATATCCAGCTCCACAGACAGAATTAAATTATAAAACCCCTTTTCAATTATTAATTGCAACTATCTTATCGGCTCAGACTACTGATAGACAGGTAAATAAGATAACGACCGAATTATTTTCGAAGTATAATAATCCGGAAGACTTTTTAGATTTAACACCGGAAGAATTAGCTGAAGAGATTCATGGAGTCGGACTGTATCGTAATAAATCTAAGTATATTCTCAAAACTTGTCAAAAATTAGTTGATGAATATGATTCTCAGATTCCTAAAACAAGGGAAGAATTAATGGAATTATCAGGAGTGGGGAGAAAAACGGCTAATGTAGTCTTGAGCTGTGCCTTTGAATTTGATACTATTGCTGTTGATACGCATGTTTTTAGAGTAACTAATCGATTAGGAATTGCCAACAGTGATAATGTGCGCAGAACTGAAGAGGAATTGATGAAGAATCTTCCTCAAGATAAATGGTCATCCGCCCATCACTGGTTTATATTCCATGGTCGGGAGATCTGTAAGGCGCGTAATCCGCGCTGTGGTGAATGTCCTGTCAATCATTTATGTGATTATTATAAAGAACTGGACTAA
- the mnmH gene encoding tRNA 2-selenouridine(34) synthase MnmH, whose product MELITYQETLAKDSLVYVDVRSPKEFAESTIPEAVNIPVFNNEERDEIGTTYVQESPMKARMLGIDLLSPKLPRLVKEIKALTDEYSYVVLFCARGGLRSESIGVITELIGVKLYKLEGGYKSYRHFILDQLEDYELESDLLVIHGNTGVGKTELLYSLQEKEVPIIDLEGLANHRGSAFGGIGLGKPTNQKHFDSLLWERLEELNGAELIAVEAESKRIGMSVLPEFFLQAMEEGIHILIESTLEARVNRIYKEYAVSYEEDPDAFIDRWLESLTAIKKHIIKKAGKDEYKRLVKLSKAGELKKVIRTLLTEYYDPLYEYSQRQHDSFALRTESDDIPEITEEIIDFLG is encoded by the coding sequence ATGGAATTAATAACTTATCAAGAGACTTTGGCTAAAGATTCATTAGTTTATGTAGATGTTAGATCACCAAAAGAATTTGCTGAATCTACTATTCCAGAAGCAGTTAATATTCCGGTTTTTAATAATGAAGAACGGGATGAGATTGGAACTACTTATGTTCAGGAGAGCCCAATGAAGGCCCGAATGTTGGGGATAGATTTGTTATCTCCTAAACTACCCCGGTTGGTTAAAGAAATCAAAGCTTTAACTGATGAATATTCTTATGTAGTACTCTTCTGTGCTCGGGGAGGACTCAGAAGCGAAAGCATAGGGGTGATTACTGAATTAATTGGAGTTAAGCTCTATAAGCTGGAAGGCGGCTATAAATCCTATCGCCACTTTATTTTAGATCAATTAGAAGATTATGAATTAGAGAGTGATCTGTTAGTGATTCACGGTAATACTGGAGTAGGAAAGACAGAGCTGCTCTATTCTCTACAAGAAAAGGAAGTGCCTATTATTGATTTAGAAGGTTTAGCCAACCACCGCGGTTCGGCCTTTGGCGGGATTGGATTGGGGAAGCCGACGAATCAGAAACATTTTGATTCATTATTGTGGGAAAGATTAGAGGAATTAAATGGAGCTGAATTAATTGCTGTTGAAGCAGAGAGTAAGCGGATTGGAATGTCAGTACTGCCTGAGTTTTTCCTACAGGCAATGGAGGAAGGAATCCATATCTTAATTGAAAGTACTTTAGAAGCAAGAGTTAATAGAATCTATAAAGAGTATGCTGTTAGTTACGAAGAAGATCCTGATGCCTTTATTGACCGCTGGTTAGAATCATTAACAGCAATTAAAAAACATATTATCAAAAAAGCCGGTAAAGATGAATATAAGAGACTAGTTAAGCTATCTAAGGCTGGAGAACTAAAGAAAGTAATTAGAACTCTTTTAACTGAATATTATGATCCTCTATATGAATATTCTCAGCGCCAACATGATAGCTTCGCTTTAAGAACAGAATCTGATGATATACCAGAGATAACTGAAGAGATAATTGACTTTTTAGGTTAA
- a CDS encoding phosphosulfolactate synthase — translation MTKEQSKNGWKLDIDFPLSGRKEKPRQTGLTMVLDKGLGLNQTEDLMEMAADYIDFHKLSFGTSALYHPEILEQKIDLITSYGVDIYPGGTFLEVAVTQGMLDDYLTKAKELGFTAIEVSDGTIDLTARLRSSIIKEAVNRDFKVLTEIGKKDKNSKFELSKMIKQLKQDIADGAYKVIVEARESGRNISIYDKEGNLDEFKMEQLLLGAENKEDIIWEAPLKKQQVKFINTLGPNVNLGNIAPTEILALESLRVGVRGDTFKTALLQQDDYEKVFSLE, via the coding sequence ATGACAAAAGAGCAAAGTAAGAATGGCTGGAAACTTGATATTGATTTTCCGCTTTCGGGGCGAAAAGAAAAACCGCGTCAGACCGGTTTGACTATGGTTCTGGATAAAGGATTAGGGCTGAATCAGACTGAGGATTTAATGGAGATGGCAGCCGATTATATTGATTTCCATAAATTAAGTTTTGGAACATCAGCCCTCTATCATCCAGAGATTTTAGAACAAAAGATTGATTTAATAACTTCCTATGGAGTAGATATCTATCCTGGAGGAACTTTTCTGGAAGTAGCAGTTACGCAGGGAATGCTGGATGATTACTTAACTAAAGCTAAAGAATTAGGTTTTACTGCTATAGAAGTTTCCGATGGAACTATTGATCTGACAGCCCGACTGCGGTCATCAATTATTAAAGAAGCAGTTAATAGAGATTTTAAAGTATTAACAGAGATAGGAAAGAAGGATAAAAACAGTAAATTTGAATTATCCAAGATGATAAAACAGCTTAAGCAGGACATAGCCGACGGCGCCTATAAAGTGATAGTAGAAGCTAGAGAATCAGGAAGAAATATTTCAATCTATGATAAGGAAGGAAATCTAGATGAATTTAAGATGGAACAGCTTCTGTTGGGAGCAGAGAATAAAGAAGATATTATCTGGGAAGCACCGCTGAAAAAACAGCAGGTTAAATTTATCAATACTTTAGGGCCGAATGTTAATCTGGGTAATATAGCTCCAACAGAGATACTGGCTTTAGAGTCGCTGCGGGTAGGAGTCAGAGGAGATACTTTCAAGACAGCTCTTTTACAGCAGGATGATTATGAAAAAGTATTTTCGTTAGAATAA
- a CDS encoding 2-phosphosulfolactate phosphatase, which produces MKIELILTAEEIEEKKIKNRVVAAIDTFRATTTIVTALENGAREVIPVVSIPKAVEYQSQNINDDIITAGEREGQKVAELDLGNSPLSFTESIVKNKQVVLTTTNGTEMLANLNQAKKVVIAALINLGAVAKEVESADELILCCAGSQGRFSLEDFITAGGLIYRLKDKGIKLELSDLSLVAYQSYLINSNKLLATLSQSENGDRLISLGKQSDVNYALQKDLYSITPIYCQGIIQS; this is translated from the coding sequence ATGAAAATAGAGCTAATTCTAACAGCAGAAGAGATAGAAGAAAAGAAGATAAAGAATAGAGTAGTAGCAGCTATTGATACTTTTCGGGCTACTACTACTATTGTTACAGCCTTAGAAAATGGAGCCAGAGAAGTGATTCCAGTGGTAAGTATTCCCAAAGCAGTTGAATATCAAAGCCAGAATATAAATGATGATATTATTACAGCTGGTGAAAGAGAAGGGCAGAAGGTAGCTGAGCTAGATTTAGGTAACTCGCCTTTAAGCTTTACTGAATCCATAGTTAAGAATAAACAGGTAGTCTTAACTACTACTAATGGAACAGAGATGTTGGCTAATCTAAATCAGGCTAAGAAAGTAGTTATTGCTGCGTTAATAAATTTAGGAGCAGTAGCAAAAGAAGTAGAGTCAGCAGATGAATTAATTCTTTGCTGTGCTGGAAGCCAGGGTAGATTCTCTTTAGAGGACTTTATAACAGCTGGAGGACTGATCTATAGGTTAAAAGATAAAGGTATAAAGTTGGAATTATCAGATCTTAGTTTAGTAGCTTACCAGAGTTATTTAATAAATAGCAATAAATTATTGGCGACTTTAAGTCAGAGCGAAAATGGGGATAGATTAATCTCTTTAGGAAAACAGAGTGATGTAAATTATGCTTTACAGAAAGATCTATATTCGATAACGCCTATTTATTGTCAAGGGATTATTCAGAGTTAG
- a CDS encoding vitamin B12 dependent methionine synthase activation region: MKLEIDITEEEVLGMYGYQSLEEVTPQIKKTATEMIAEGEELANLKSVTGDIEEIEINSKENLITINGDYKIESDYLTDKLFGANKATAGLVTTGFRLEKEINNYFNKGDYLKATILDIVGNRLLDRITKKVWHTVRDNAVNQGLGVSGYYSPGEGDWDIADQEFLFKLASGEKIGVNLTSKQMLSPQKSLLFIIGQGSNLEVNEYEPCQDCTNQDCPFHSADR; encoded by the coding sequence ATGAAATTAGAAATAGATATTACTGAAGAAGAAGTCTTAGGTATGTACGGATACCAGTCACTTGAAGAAGTAACACCACAGATTAAGAAGACAGCTACAGAAATGATTGCTGAAGGAGAAGAGTTGGCAAACCTTAAATCAGTTACTGGTGATATTGAAGAGATAGAAATTAATAGTAAAGAAAATTTAATTACTATAAATGGTGATTACAAGATAGAATCAGATTATTTAACTGATAAATTATTTGGTGCTAATAAAGCTACAGCAGGATTAGTAACTACTGGTTTTCGACTGGAAAAAGAAATTAATAATTATTTTAATAAAGGAGATTATCTTAAAGCTACTATTCTTGATATAGTAGGAAATAGATTATTGGATAGAATTACAAAAAAGGTTTGGCATACAGTGCGGGATAATGCTGTAAACCAGGGATTAGGTGTCAGCGGATATTACAGTCCTGGTGAGGGAGACTGGGATATAGCAGACCAGGAATTTCTCTTTAAGTTAGCTTCAGGAGAGAAAATAGGAGTTAATTTAACCTCTAAACAGATGTTATCTCCTCAGAAATCTCTTTTATTTATAATTGGACAAGGTAGTAACTTAGAGGTGAATGAATATGAACCCTGTCAGGACTGCACTAATCAAGATTGTCCATTTCATTCAGCTGATAGATAA
- the wtpC gene encoding tungstate ABC transporter ATP-binding protein WtpC encodes MIKLENISKDLGDFKLKNIDLELKEEEYFTILGPTGTGKSILLEVIAGLQQPEEGDIWFEDELVSNLPPEDRQIGMVYQDYMLFPHLDVKENILFGLKLRKESAAEKKQKLQQIVSLLGINDLLDRSVKTLSGGEKQRVALARALIISPKILLLDEPLSALDPSTKNKIQQDLKRVHTELGTTTLHVTHDFNEALSLADRIAIMQEGEIVQVGSPQQVFKQPESNFIAEFVGSKNIFVGQVVHKDDRTVIKINEDIELEINTEKEGDISLIIRPEDIIISHQFFNSSARNSYQGVVKEVKERLSIVEVKVDIGIEMIAYITYRSLEEMGIEPGKEVYLTFKATACHVIKNA; translated from the coding sequence ATGATTAAGCTAGAGAATATAAGCAAGGATTTAGGAGATTTCAAACTTAAAAATATAGATCTGGAATTAAAAGAAGAAGAATACTTTACAATTTTAGGGCCGACGGGTACAGGAAAATCTATCTTACTTGAGGTGATTGCTGGCTTACAGCAGCCTGAAGAAGGTGATATCTGGTTTGAAGATGAACTAGTCAGTAATCTACCGCCTGAAGATAGACAGATAGGAATGGTCTATCAAGATTATATGTTATTTCCGCACTTAGATGTTAAAGAGAATATATTATTTGGATTGAAACTTAGAAAAGAATCGGCCGCTGAAAAGAAACAGAAACTACAGCAGATAGTCTCACTGTTAGGAATTAATGATCTGTTAGATCGTTCAGTTAAAACACTAAGCGGTGGGGAAAAGCAGCGGGTTGCGCTAGCCCGGGCCTTAATTATTTCTCCTAAAATTCTATTATTGGATGAACCATTAAGTGCCCTTGACCCCAGCACTAAAAATAAGATACAGCAGGATTTAAAGCGGGTTCATACTGAGTTAGGAACAACTACCTTACATGTAACCCATGATTTTAATGAAGCTTTATCTTTAGCCGATAGAATTGCTATTATGCAGGAAGGGGAGATAGTTCAGGTTGGTTCTCCCCAGCAGGTTTTTAAGCAGCCGGAATCAAATTTTATAGCAGAGTTTGTAGGCAGTAAAAACATTTTTGTAGGTCAAGTAGTTCATAAGGATGATCGAACAGTAATTAAAATCAATGAAGACATAGAGCTGGAAATTAATACTGAAAAAGAAGGGGATATTAGTTTAATAATTCGCCCCGAAGACATAATTATTTCCCATCAATTTTTTAATTCTAGTGCCCGTAATTCTTATCAGGGAGTAGTAAAAGAAGTTAAAGAGCGTCTATCAATAGTAGAAGTTAAAGTTGATATTGGTATTGAAATGATAGCCTATATTACTTATCGGTCATTAGAAGAAATGGGAATAGAGCCTGGAAAAGAAGTCTATTTAACTTTTAAGGCTACAGCTTGTCATGTTATAAAAAATGCTTAA
- a CDS encoding DUF441 domain-containing protein, with amino-acid sequence MGKEYILILIVFSLGVLAKSDLLSLAAVILFILKALHLHSIFPILEDKGLDLGLLFLILAVLTPLITDDNGLSELVTAFKSPVGILALLGGLLATKLNGMGLELLETEPHLIVQMVLGSLIGIIFLDGIPVGPLMAGGLTALFFQLFRFFIS; translated from the coding sequence TTGGGCAAAGAATATATCTTGATTTTAATAGTCTTTTCTTTAGGTGTCCTGGCTAAATCAGATCTTCTTTCTTTAGCAGCAGTAATTTTATTTATATTAAAAGCACTACACTTGCATTCTATCTTTCCTATTTTAGAAGATAAAGGATTGGATTTAGGATTATTATTTTTGATTTTAGCAGTCTTGACCCCATTAATTACTGATGATAATGGCTTATCTGAGCTGGTAACTGCCTTTAAATCACCGGTTGGTATTTTAGCTCTGCTAGGAGGATTGCTGGCTACTAAATTGAATGGAATGGGGCTTGAATTACTGGAGACTGAACCGCATTTGATTGTTCAGATGGTATTGGGTTCATTGATTGGGATTATCTTTTTGGATGGAATTCCTGTTGGTCCTCTAATGGCTGGTGGGCTTACAGCACTCTTTTTTCAGTTATTCCGGTTCTTTATTAGTTAG
- a CDS encoding ADP-ribosylglycohydrolase family protein has protein sequence MKKRLLQDKFIGSLVGTFVGDALGMAVEGYTIEEIEKKYGQLDYMLEARLGAGTYTDDTEMMIGVAESLISASGFDGADMAEKFVTNCNLDRGYGAGTIEALNNIKAGSSWQEAGENIFDGGSFGNGSAMRIAPVGVFYHTDYEELRIKAKKSSQITHAHPLGKTGAAIQALTVGYAVNQKPEADFSVTDYLDVLTEYIDFESVEYSQALSSIQDFLKNVPEPKVVRNKLGNDARAFNSVPTSIYSCLINTDNFKKAVTYAINLGGDTDTLGAMTGAIAGAYHGYNDIPSDWLDQLENRERGLDYVIELGKKLFCLKHK, from the coding sequence ATGAAAAAGAGATTACTGCAGGATAAATTCATTGGATCCTTAGTAGGGACCTTTGTTGGTGATGCTTTAGGAATGGCAGTTGAAGGCTATACTATAGAAGAAATTGAAAAGAAGTATGGTCAGCTTGATTATATGTTAGAAGCCAGATTGGGAGCCGGTACCTATACTGATGATACAGAAATGATGATTGGAGTAGCTGAATCATTGATTTCAGCTTCAGGCTTTGATGGAGCTGATATGGCAGAGAAGTTTGTAACTAACTGTAATTTAGACCGCGGCTATGGTGCTGGTACTATTGAAGCATTGAATAATATCAAAGCCGGCAGTAGCTGGCAGGAAGCAGGAGAGAATATCTTTGATGGCGGTTCTTTTGGCAACGGTTCAGCTATGAGGATAGCTCCGGTAGGTGTATTTTATCATACTGACTACGAGGAATTGAGAATAAAGGCAAAGAAATCAAGCCAGATCACTCATGCCCATCCTTTAGGAAAGACCGGTGCTGCTATACAGGCTTTAACTGTCGGCTATGCTGTAAATCAAAAGCCGGAAGCTGATTTTTCTGTTACTGATTATTTGGATGTTTTAACTGAATATATAGACTTTGAATCAGTAGAATACAGTCAGGCTTTATCCTCTATTCAGGATTTTTTAAAGAATGTTCCTGAGCCCAAAGTAGTGCGTAATAAGTTAGGTAATGATGCTAGAGCCTTTAATTCAGTACCTACATCTATCTATTCCTGTTTAATAAATACCGATAATTTTAAAAAAGCAGTTACCTATGCTATTAATTTAGGGGGAGATACAGATACTTTAGGAGCTATGACAGGAGCTATTGCTGGAGCCTATCACGGCTATAATGATATTCCCTCAGACTGGTTAGACCAGCTGGAAAATAGGGAGAGAGGGCTTGATTATGTTATAGAATTAGGTAAAAAGTTATTCTGCCTGAAGCATAAATAA
- a CDS encoding YqhV family protein codes for MIYIKNKILLSMALLRVISGIIEFSAALLMLKFNSVEKALQLNSILALVGPTVLVLVTALGLVEIAEKISLLNFVVIASGVGLILLGIKL; via the coding sequence ATGATCTATATAAAAAATAAAATACTTCTAAGCATGGCATTGCTGCGGGTTATTTCCGGAATTATAGAGTTCAGTGCTGCTTTATTAATGTTAAAGTTTAATTCGGTTGAAAAGGCACTCCAGTTAAATTCAATCCTTGCTTTAGTAGGACCTACAGTTCTAGTTTTGGTAACTGCGTTAGGTTTAGTAGAGATTGCTGAAAAGATTTCACTATTGAATTTTGTGGTTATAGCTTCAGGTGTAGGTTTGATATTATTGGGGATTAAATTATAA
- a CDS encoding MFS transporter: protein MDKKYKIMLTTFSSVPFLMVLGNSMLIPEFPKLKAALDINQFQVGLFITLFSASAGISIPFLGYLSDRIGRKKIIIPSLFLYGLGGLIAGIASVILKENAYPVILGSRIIQGIGGAGTYPIVIALVGDIFTSNQRSEALGIIESANGLGKILSPILGAAIALISWYALFFSYAILAIPIIIAMWLLTEEPDDNTKEQTLKEYLNNIKEIFKARGIPLVFSLLGGMVVLFLLFGLLSYLSDILETKYNIEGLIKGLVIAIPIFFMSTVSYFTGVFLKKEEKYFRHVLSLGLIVNAIILSSLSFVDNLYLYMGLISILGLGSGLVLPTVNTLITSSSSSEQRGGISSLYGSVRFIGVALGPPTFSLLHRISQKAMFFGAAGIGLISSILIFLFLDEDKIMSVDEDNQEDASDTED, encoded by the coding sequence ATGGATAAAAAATATAAGATAATGTTAACTACTTTCTCTTCTGTTCCATTTTTGATGGTGCTGGGTAATTCAATGTTAATTCCTGAATTTCCTAAACTCAAAGCTGCCCTGGATATTAACCAGTTCCAAGTAGGATTATTTATTACTCTCTTCTCTGCTTCAGCTGGAATTTCAATTCCATTTTTAGGTTATCTATCAGATCGAATAGGTAGAAAAAAGATAATTATTCCTTCCTTATTTCTCTACGGATTAGGAGGTTTAATCGCAGGAATAGCATCTGTTATACTAAAAGAAAATGCCTATCCAGTAATTCTGGGCAGCCGGATCATCCAGGGAATCGGCGGAGCTGGTACCTATCCAATTGTTATAGCTTTAGTAGGAGATATCTTCACTTCTAACCAGCGGAGTGAGGCATTAGGAATTATCGAATCAGCCAATGGATTGGGAAAGATATTAAGTCCCATCTTAGGAGCAGCTATTGCTTTAATCAGCTGGTATGCTCTCTTCTTTTCTTATGCTATTTTGGCTATCCCGATTATTATTGCTATGTGGCTTCTAACAGAAGAACCTGACGATAATACCAAAGAACAGACACTAAAAGAATATCTTAATAATATCAAAGAAATCTTTAAAGCACGAGGAATTCCTTTAGTCTTTAGTTTATTAGGCGGAATGGTTGTCTTATTTTTACTCTTCGGACTATTATCCTATTTATCTGATATTTTAGAGACTAAATATAATATCGAAGGCTTAATTAAAGGATTAGTAATTGCTATTCCAATCTTTTTTATGTCAACTGTATCTTACTTTACAGGTGTTTTCTTGAAAAAAGAAGAGAAGTATTTTCGACATGTCTTATCACTAGGATTAATAGTTAATGCTATTATTCTATCATCTCTATCATTTGTTGATAATCTCTATCTTTATATGGGATTGATCTCCATTCTAGGACTCGGTAGCGGTTTGGTTCTGCCTACAGTTAATACTTTAATTACTAGCTCATCTTCTAGCGAACAGCGCGGAGGCATCTCCTCACTCTACGGCAGTGTCCGCTTTATTGGAGTTGCCTTAGGCCCCCCTACCTTCAGTCTGTTACACAGGATAAGCCAAAAAGCAATGTTCTTTGGAGCAGCAGGTATTGGGCTTATAAGCTCTATTCTAATCTTCCTTTTCTTAGATGAAGATAAAATAATGTCAGTTGACGAAGATAATCAAGAAGACGCATCTGATACAGAAGATTAA